CTGGGAAAAATTAAACAAAGCCACAGCAACAATGCCTATCATCAAACTGATGATGGCAAGAAATCCAAGCAATATGCGGACTTTGAAGCTTATATAACCAAACATTTTAAGAGCCTTTTAGATGTTACTTATTAGTTTCCACGCTGTCCTGGAAATAAAAAGAAATGAGATGCCTGCCTTTTGGATTAATTAACCGCATGCAGTTTTACCACTGATTTATGCGCAAAGGATTGAAGGTTTTCCTGACTTTTTGTCGCCATTCTGTGGTTAATAAAGAAACTGTTCCCTTCAATCTTTTTGGCCTGTTTTTTTGCTTCGGATGCCAAATCGGCTATATCAACATGCGATTGACACTGACTGGTTGAAACCGAGTCTACCAGGCCGACCGACAGGCTTATCAACGGAAAAAAACATTTTTCTCCCGCTCTGTTTTCAGCATGAATACCGCCTGTTTTTATATCGTCATCTTTGTAGTAATGTGGAACGGCTTTTTTAAAGTCGTTCAAAATATTTTCACAGCACTTTAACCAGTCATTACCGGTAAAAATGACTATAAAATCATCTCCGCCGATGTGACCAACCAGACCGCTCTCGGCGGGAATGTGTTGAGCCAGTGTATTGGCGACTGCTTTAATAATATCGTCGCCCGCACTGTAGCCATAAACGTCATTAAAAGGCTTGAAGTGATCCAGA
This DNA window, taken from Candidatus Methylacidiphilales bacterium, encodes the following:
- a CDS encoding GGDEF domain-containing protein, coding for KTPLSFDQNTAIELVSKQLTSTMRNDQAFIITNDGEYTGIGTILKLLEEITRQQIHNAKHANPLTLLPGSVPINDQIDQLLATKVPFSFGYFDLDHFKPFNDVYGYSAGDDIIKAVANTLAQHIPAESGLVGHIGGDDFIVIFTGNDWLKCCENILNDFKKAVPHYYKDDDIKTGGIHAENRAGEKCFFPLISLSVGLVDSVSTSQCQSHVDIADLASEAKKQAKKIEGNSFFINHRMATKSQENLQSFAHKSVVKLHAVN